A region from the Oscillospiraceae bacterium MB08-C2-2 genome encodes:
- the rpsI gene encoding 30S ribosomal protein S9, translated as MYDSKQYFYGTGRRKHSVARVRLYPGTGKITLNDRDIDDYFGLETLKLIVRQPLDLTNTLGKYDVVCRVNGGGVTGQAGAVRHGISRALLLVDADMRPLLKKAGFLTRDPRMKERKKYGLKAARRAPQFSKR; from the coding sequence ATGTACGATTCTAAGCAGTATTTCTACGGAACTGGCAGACGTAAACATTCGGTCGCCCGTGTCCGTTTGTATCCCGGTACCGGCAAGATCACTCTCAATGACCGGGACATTGACGATTATTTCGGTCTTGAAACCCTGAAGCTGATTGTTCGTCAGCCTCTGGATCTGACCAACACCCTGGGAAAATACGATGTAGTCTGCCGTGTTAACGGCGGCGGCGTTACCGGCCAGGCCGGTGCTGTTCGCCACGGTATTTCCCGTGCTCTGCTTTTGGTGGATGCCGACATGCGTCCGTTGCTGAAAAAGGCAGGCTTTTTGACCCGTGATCCTCGTATGAAGGAGCGCAAAAAGTACGGCCTCAAGGCTGCACGCCGGGCTCCTCAGTTCTCCAAGAGATAG
- a CDS encoding isocitrate/isopropylmalate family dehydrogenase, translating to MNTEQRIAKACESFSQLIRSQLERVEKITQQADFLDYASLDTIVIGVCGGDGIGPVITGEAHRVLEHLLADEVKSGKVTFKVIDGLTIENRIAKGKPIPEDVLAELKSCHVILKGPTTTPRAGDGMPNIESANVAMRKELDLFANVRPVKVPDQGIDWTFFRENTEGAYAVGSKGVEVSDDLAMDFVVTTTEGTERIARLAYEHARKNGKNRVSIVTKANVIKTTDGKFLKLCQNIAKEYPEITTDDWYIDILTAKLIDEKRRRDFRVFVLPNLYGDIITDEAAEFQGGVGTAGSANIGKRYAMFEAIHGSAPRMMDEGRGDYADPCSMLRAVALLLSHIGYQKQADQLEKALDTCMYTEKKLTITGRDTGATCREFGDYVMETVAKG from the coding sequence ATGAATACAGAGCAGCGTATTGCAAAAGCCTGTGAGAGCTTTTCTCAACTGATTCGGAGCCAGCTGGAGCGTGTGGAAAAAATCACCCAGCAGGCTGATTTCTTAGACTATGCTTCGCTGGATACCATTGTCATCGGTGTCTGCGGAGGCGACGGCATTGGCCCTGTCATTACCGGCGAGGCCCATCGGGTGCTGGAGCATCTGCTGGCGGATGAGGTTAAAAGCGGCAAGGTGACCTTCAAGGTCATTGACGGCCTCACCATTGAAAACCGCATTGCCAAGGGCAAGCCCATTCCCGAGGATGTGCTGGCTGAGCTGAAAAGCTGCCATGTTATTCTGAAAGGACCCACCACCACGCCTCGGGCTGGCGATGGAATGCCCAACATCGAAAGCGCAAACGTTGCCATGCGCAAGGAACTTGATCTTTTTGCCAATGTCCGCCCTGTAAAGGTGCCGGATCAGGGCATTGACTGGACCTTCTTCCGTGAAAACACCGAAGGCGCTTATGCTGTAGGCTCCAAGGGTGTGGAAGTCAGCGACGATCTGGCTATGGATTTTGTGGTCACCACCACCGAGGGCACCGAGCGTATCGCACGCCTGGCCTATGAGCACGCCCGGAAAAACGGCAAAAACCGTGTATCCATTGTCACCAAGGCAAACGTGATTAAAACCACCGACGGTAAATTCCTGAAGCTTTGCCAGAACATTGCCAAGGAATACCCCGAGATCACCACTGATGATTGGTATATCGACATCCTCACCGCCAAGCTGATTGATGAAAAGCGCCGCCGGGATTTCCGGGTGTTTGTGCTGCCTAATCTTTATGGCGATATCATCACCGACGAAGCCGCTGAATTTCAGGGCGGCGTTGGTACAGCCGGAAGCGCCAACATCGGCAAGCGCTACGCCATGTTTGAGGCCATTCACGGTTCGGCTCCCCGCATGATGGATGAAGGCCGCGGTGATTATGCAGACCCCTGCTCCATGCTGCGGGCTGTGGCACTGCTGCTCTCTCATATCGGCTACCAGAAGCAGGCCGACCAGCTGGAAAAAGCGCTGGATACCTGCATGTATACCGAGAAAAAACTGACCATTACCGGCCGTGATACCGGTGCCACCTGTCGTGAGTTCGGCGACTATGTGATGGAAACCGTGGCAAAGGGCTAA
- the rplM gene encoding 50S ribosomal protein L13, whose product MSTTMPKAGEPRKWYILDAAGKPLGRTATVAASILRGKHKVNFAPNADCGDHVIIINAEKAVLTGNKLEQKFARHHTGWVGGLKEIRYSDLMEQNPEKAMMLAVKGMLPGTTLGRKSLTRCRIYRGTEHTNQAQQPENWAL is encoded by the coding sequence ATGTCCACTACCATGCCTAAAGCAGGCGAGCCTCGCAAGTGGTATATCCTGGATGCAGCCGGCAAGCCCTTGGGGCGCACTGCTACCGTTGCTGCTTCTATCCTGCGGGGAAAACACAAGGTTAACTTTGCTCCCAATGCTGATTGCGGTGATCATGTGATCATCATCAACGCTGAGAAGGCAGTTCTGACCGGCAACAAGCTGGAGCAGAAATTTGCCCGTCACCACACCGGTTGGGTCGGCGGCCTCAAAGAGATCCGCTACAGCGACTTAATGGAGCAAAACCCCGAAAAAGCCATGATGCTGGCTGTCAAGGGCATGCTTCCCGGAACCACCTTGGGCCGGAAATCTCTGACCCGCTGCCGCATTTATCGCGGTACCGAACACACCAATCAAGCTCAGCAGCCTGAAAACTGGGCATTATAA